Proteins from one Staphylococcus sp. IVB6214 genomic window:
- a CDS encoding VOC family protein yields the protein MSLIQGHHHISMYTKDKVANRRFYTEVLGLKLVKETFNQDDEEMVHLFYGDNQGTVGTLLTFFELPNAGQMRKGTDMIARIGLLVEGEDSLNYFEQRLRQEGIAVSKGTYLGHPARFFDDPENLSFVLMDNQQQTLPDDWKNPVDTDIPESYQILGLGPIELHVHDANKTIAYLRDEYHYDVYDEKEGTVMTLDDSGHYTDIVVIKKGGPVVRPGRGYIHHHALSVADHQALEQVATLHDVLKVQHTGIIDRKWFESLYYRQNGITYEFATSQIADNFVETE from the coding sequence ATGTCATTGATTCAAGGGCATCATCATATTTCAATGTATACAAAGGATAAAGTGGCAAACAGACGATTTTATACAGAAGTATTAGGATTGAAACTTGTCAAAGAGACGTTCAATCAAGATGACGAAGAAATGGTACATCTGTTTTATGGAGACAATCAGGGAACGGTAGGAACATTATTAACTTTTTTTGAATTGCCAAATGCAGGACAGATGCGTAAAGGAACGGATATGATTGCACGTATCGGATTGTTAGTAGAAGGCGAAGATAGTTTGAACTATTTTGAACAGCGCTTACGACAAGAAGGGATTGCTGTTTCAAAAGGGACGTATTTAGGACATCCTGCACGTTTTTTCGATGATCCCGAAAACCTATCATTTGTTCTGATGGATAATCAACAGCAAACATTACCAGATGATTGGAAAAATCCAGTAGACACTGATATACCAGAGTCATATCAAATTTTAGGGCTCGGGCCGATTGAACTTCATGTGCATGATGCGAACAAAACAATTGCTTATTTGCGAGATGAATATCATTATGACGTTTATGATGAAAAAGAAGGAACAGTTATGACATTAGACGATAGCGGACATTATACAGATATCGTCGTTATTAAAAAGGGTGGTCCAGTTGTTCGTCCGGGACGTGGCTATATTCATCATCATGCGCTGAGTGTGGCAGATCATCAAGCATTAGAACAGGTTGCCACATTACATGATGTATTGAAAGTACAACATACGGGTATTATTGATCGCAAATGGTTTGAATCGTTATACTATCGTCAGAATGGCATTACTTATGAATTTGCAACGTCACAAATAGCAGATAATTTTGTAGAAACTGAATAA
- a CDS encoding bile acid:sodium symporter family protein codes for MLQRIGHFASKTFLVWVLLVSIIAFTAPHLFSGVSDMIPYLLGVVMLGMGLTIKVSDFKLVFQYPKPVITGVVLQYTIMPLLAYLIVKAFQLPPDIAIGVLLVGCCPGGTTSNVMSYIAKANVALSVTITSISTILAPVLTPGFMYLFAREWMDVSFMSMFASVTKVVLVPILIGLLVQRFFKTFSEKTEDVLPLVSVIAISIILGAVVAGSRELIIQTGLLIFTVVIAHNVLGYATGYFLANVLKLNYPDKKAVSIEVGMQNSALATSLATVHFNPLAAVPGAVFSLVHCITGPILARYWAKRAEQVERSKRSIA; via the coding sequence ATGTTACAGCGTATTGGCCATTTTGCGTCAAAAACATTTTTAGTATGGGTATTGTTAGTGAGTATCATCGCATTTACTGCACCACATTTATTTTCAGGGGTAAGTGATATGATTCCTTATTTATTAGGTGTCGTAATGTTGGGGATGGGGCTGACAATCAAAGTAAGTGATTTCAAGTTAGTTTTTCAATATCCAAAACCAGTAATCACAGGTGTTGTTTTACAATATACCATTATGCCATTGTTAGCTTATTTGATTGTTAAAGCATTTCAGTTACCACCAGATATCGCAATCGGTGTACTATTAGTTGGATGTTGTCCGGGTGGTACGACAAGCAATGTAATGAGCTATATTGCAAAGGCAAATGTAGCACTTTCGGTGACGATTACATCAATTTCTACAATTCTTGCACCAGTTTTAACGCCAGGATTTATGTATTTGTTTGCGAGAGAGTGGATGGATGTATCATTTATGAGCATGTTTGCTTCTGTTACTAAAGTCGTGCTCGTACCAATTTTGATTGGCTTGCTCGTTCAACGTTTCTTTAAAACTTTCTCAGAAAAAACTGAAGATGTCTTACCACTCGTATCGGTTATAGCGATTTCAATTATTTTAGGTGCTGTGGTAGCGGGTAGCCGTGAGTTGATTATTCAAACAGGTCTATTAATCTTTACAGTTGTTATTGCACACAATGTTTTAGGATATGCGACAGGTTATTTCTTAGCGAATGTGTTGAAGTTGAATTACCCGGATAAAAAGGCAGTGTCTATCGAAGTGGGCATGCAAAACTCTGCGTTAGCAACGTCATTGGCAACTGTACATTTTAACCCGCTTGCAGCAGTTCCGGGTGCAGTATTTAGCTTAGTACATTGTATCACGGGTCCAATTCTCGCAAGATATTGGGCGAAACGTGCAGAACAAGTAGAACGATCAAAAAGAAGTATTGCATAA
- a CDS encoding SRPBCC domain-containing protein codes for MQNEVIEIEIVRLMKTTTANAYRAWISPDDMKQWLMTTPVTNTSIQSEATEGGTYEIRDRGRDKERVVTGTYEQLVPYEHIRLTIQMPEISDETDAIDVYFEERSPGITQMTFRYQSVMEKPRGMSNLVYKQEKKAYHDHTAHGFELMFDTLQAYLESQPD; via the coding sequence ATGCAAAATGAAGTGATTGAAATAGAAATTGTACGTTTGATGAAGACAACGACAGCCAATGCGTATCGTGCATGGATCAGCCCAGATGATATGAAACAATGGCTGATGACGACACCGGTTACCAACACATCTATCCAGAGTGAGGCAACAGAAGGTGGGACATACGAAATCCGTGATAGAGGACGGGACAAAGAACGTGTTGTGACAGGAACATATGAACAACTTGTTCCGTACGAACACATTCGTCTCACAATACAAATGCCTGAGATTAGTGATGAGACGGATGCGATTGATGTTTATTTTGAAGAGCGCAGTCCAGGCATCACTCAGATGACGTTCAGATATCAAAGTGTGATGGAGAAACCACGTGGTATGTCTAATCTTGTCTATAAACAAGAAAAGAAAGCGTACCATGATCATACAGCACATGGTTTTGAACTGATGTTTGACACGTTGCAAGCCTATTTAGAAAGTCAGCCGGACTAA
- a CDS encoding Na+/H+ antiporter NhaC family protein, protein MQREERAHAWALIPLVVFIGVFLGAGIITKDFTFLPLNVAALIGVIVALLINPKEKFTHKVEVFARKAGHPNIILMMLVFVLAGAFSQTAEAMGGVESIVNLGLSLIPQHFLIVGIFIICMFISISMGTSVGTVAAIAPVGFGISEATDIPAALAMATVVGGAMFGDNLSMISDTTIAAVRTQNTRMADKFKVNFRIVVPGAFITLLILWWLTHGNKIDQTANYQYEVIKVIPYLLVLILALVGVNVVIVLMGGILLSGIIGGLDGSFGMKGFLTAASEGIIAMEDIAMIALLIGGMIGLVEHYGGVTWLLNYVKQRIHSRRGAELGIAGLVSMADIATANNTISIIMAGPLAKDIADEYDIDPRKSASILDIFGSAFQGILPYSPQVIAAAGVAGLSPIMLVPYSVYPVMLALCGILAIVFNLPRLKSAPAKTK, encoded by the coding sequence ATGCAAAGAGAAGAGAGAGCGCATGCATGGGCACTCATCCCCTTAGTCGTCTTTATTGGGGTATTTTTAGGTGCAGGTATTATCACAAAGGATTTTACGTTTTTACCGCTTAATGTTGCGGCATTGATTGGTGTGATTGTCGCTTTACTAATCAATCCTAAAGAAAAGTTTACACATAAAGTTGAAGTTTTTGCACGTAAGGCAGGGCATCCTAATATTATTTTGATGATGTTGGTGTTTGTGTTAGCGGGTGCATTTTCACAAACAGCTGAAGCAATGGGTGGCGTGGAATCAATTGTTAATCTAGGATTATCACTCATTCCACAACATTTTTTAATTGTAGGTATTTTTATTATCTGTATGTTTATCTCTATTTCAATGGGAACATCAGTTGGAACGGTGGCTGCAATCGCGCCGGTAGGATTCGGAATTAGCGAGGCAACAGATATTCCAGCTGCATTAGCGATGGCAACAGTAGTTGGCGGTGCAATGTTTGGTGATAACTTGTCGATGATATCAGATACAACAATCGCTGCTGTCCGTACACAAAATACACGCATGGCAGATAAGTTCAAAGTGAATTTCCGAATTGTTGTACCCGGTGCATTTATCACACTATTGATTTTATGGTGGTTAACGCACGGGAATAAGATCGACCAAACAGCAAATTACCAATATGAAGTGATCAAAGTCATTCCATATTTACTTGTTCTGATACTTGCATTAGTAGGTGTCAATGTTGTAATCGTATTGATGGGAGGCATTTTGCTGTCAGGCATTATCGGAGGTCTTGATGGTTCATTCGGAATGAAGGGCTTTTTGACGGCAGCATCAGAAGGCATCATTGCAATGGAAGATATTGCGATGATTGCTTTACTAATCGGTGGCATGATTGGGCTAGTGGAGCACTATGGTGGTGTGACGTGGTTACTGAATTATGTGAAACAACGTATCCATTCTCGACGTGGTGCGGAATTGGGTATTGCAGGACTTGTGAGTATGGCAGATATTGCAACGGCGAATAATACGATTTCAATTATTATGGCTGGACCACTTGCGAAAGATATTGCTGATGAATACGATATTGATCCGCGAAAATCAGCAAGTATTTTAGATATTTTCGGCAGTGCTTTTCAAGGTATCTTGCCGTATAGCCCACAGGTGATTGCAGCAGCAGGAGTTGCTGGGCTTTCACCGATTATGTTAGTGCCATACTCTGTGTATCCTGTGATGCTTGCGTTATGTGGGATTTTAGCGATTGTTTTTAACTTACCACGTTTAAAGTCTGCCCCTGCTAAAACGAAATGA
- a CDS encoding amidohydrolase, which yields MAEFTEQLITWRRAFHQVPECAHTEVETTKRLRDILVSYDITILETPLQTGLIAEIGQGDTFIAVRSDIDALPIIEQTDLPFASNYKGVMHACGHDIHMASILGAAIRLKAREQQLPGRVRFIFQAAEEVSQGANAVVQTGVLKGAKAIIGFHNDPTLPVGTWRAKSGYMTSNVDRFKIDVTGVGAHAAMPQDGIDPHIILSHLISGLQTIVSRNVAPYDEAVVTIGQVHSGDTWNVIPSHGMIEGTVRTLTPEVRDLVEMRMQQLCEGLAMQYQASVALDYQRLTDGVNNDDALQSIAWQAAEKTGYEVQAQPRAQMIGEDFASYQQVAPIHFAMIGSNSAYPLHHPQYNPDEAILDKTPDYFVNFVECLFEQEI from the coding sequence ATGGCAGAGTTCACGGAACAATTGATTACTTGGAGGCGCGCATTTCATCAAGTACCAGAATGTGCACATACAGAAGTTGAAACGACAAAACGATTGCGTGATATTTTAGTATCGTATGACATTACGATATTAGAGACGCCACTTCAAACAGGACTCATTGCAGAAATTGGACAAGGAGATACATTTATTGCAGTGCGTTCAGATATCGATGCCTTACCGATTATTGAACAAACAGATTTACCATTTGCTTCGAATTATAAAGGTGTCATGCATGCATGTGGACACGATATTCATATGGCATCAATTCTTGGAGCCGCTATTCGTTTGAAGGCACGTGAACAGCAATTACCGGGACGTGTGCGTTTTATTTTTCAAGCGGCTGAAGAAGTTAGTCAAGGTGCTAATGCAGTCGTTCAAACAGGCGTATTAAAAGGTGCAAAAGCAATTATTGGGTTTCACAATGATCCGACGTTACCGGTTGGTACATGGCGTGCGAAGTCAGGTTATATGACTTCAAATGTTGATCGCTTCAAAATCGACGTGACTGGTGTTGGCGCACATGCGGCAATGCCACAAGATGGGATAGATCCACATATCATTCTTAGTCACTTGATCAGTGGGCTTCAAACAATTGTGAGTCGCAACGTGGCACCGTATGATGAAGCGGTCGTAACCATAGGCCAAGTACATAGCGGTGATACGTGGAATGTTATTCCAAGTCACGGCATGATTGAAGGGACTGTCCGCACATTGACACCAGAAGTGCGTGACTTAGTAGAGATGCGCATGCAACAGTTGTGCGAAGGGTTAGCGATGCAGTATCAAGCATCGGTTGCGTTGGATTATCAACGATTGACGGATGGTGTGAACAACGATGATGCATTGCAGTCAATTGCTTGGCAAGCAGCAGAAAAAACAGGTTATGAAGTGCAAGCACAACCGCGCGCCCAAATGATTGGTGAAGACTTTGCGAGTTACCAGCAAGTTGCCCCTATACATTTTGCGATGATAGGATCAAATAGTGCGTATCCATTACATCATCCTCAATACAATCCGGATGAAGCAATACTCGACAAAACACCTGATTATTTTGTAAACTTTGTAGAGTGTCTCTTTGAGCAAGAGATATAA